The segment ACATATTTTTCATAAAATACTTTCCCCTATGTAACACTTTTTCATGCTTATAAACTACTCTACTCACATATATTAAGCTTATATTTCTCTTGCAAGGCCTTCTCAACTACCGGCGGCACTAGACCACGAATGCAGCCGCCCATAGACGACGCTTGTTTGATAATACTAGAACTTAAAAATGAATACTCACTGGCAGTCATTAAAAATAAGGTTTCCACATCACCAGCAAGTTTTTTATTCATCAGAGACATCTGAAATTCATATTCAAAGTCTGATACTGCGCGAAGACCTCGAATAATGATACTAGCTCCATTATCCTTTACAAAATGCATTAGCAACCCATTAAACGGTATCACTGTGGTGTTATCCATAGATTCAGTGACTTGGGTTAATAACTCAGCACGTTCCTCTAAAGAAAATAATGTGTTTTTATAATTATCAGCAGCAACTGCAATTATCAGCTCGTCAAATAAACTTCCAGCCCTTTTGATAATATCCAGATGCCCGTTGGTAACCGGATCAAAAGTACCTGGATAGACTGCAATAGTCACACCGAATGCCTCCTTTGTTGTATCTGCTCTCATTTTCTGTATTTCCACTAATGGCAACGAAATCCTTCAAGTATTCGATAATTCAACCAAATTTTAAATGGAACCCATTGCGTACACTATCATCTTAATAAATTCCACTTGAACCTCCTCATACTAACTTGGGCGCGTTTTTTGGCGGAAAGCAGACCGCCTGTCCAAAATGGTCTAACATCCTGCTTAAACCTATTTTTCACCTGCCGAAGGCATATTATTAAGTGATAGCTTGTCTTCCATAAGACTAAGCCAGCTTGCTGGCTTAGTCGCACTTGTGCTCCTGAGTGGATGGGAACTTGCCAGAACTTATACTTTCTGGCTAAACTGGTACAAAAAAAATCTGCCTTTAAGTCGGCAGAAATGATTATTTAGGAAGCTCTCTTATTCGCTATCTATATCTTTACTGCCCTTTTCCCTTTGATTGTTTTTTGCACCATGGGCCAATTTAGCCGATGCGGCAGCAGCGATACCAGCTATCAGGTCATCTAAAAAAGTATTCACTTTATTTTTTTTGTTATCATTTAACTGCCCGATAACCCCGGTCTTTTCCTTATCCAAATAGCCGAAACTGGTAATGCCGATGGTACCATAAATATTGGTAATACCCATAGCCAACACCTCATCCAAACCGTAAAGTGGTTCATCCCGAGAAACTATATCTTGAAGGGGTTGGGGTAAGGCCCCCTGCTCGGCCAATACATCCAAAGCAACGCCGGTAAAAATGGCGTATTGTACTTCTCGTTTTTCCAATACCTTTTCCACCGCTTCAAGGCATTGATCCTTAGTAAGAGAAGATAAATAAGGCTGCTGCAGGTGAAAAACGATATCGCCGATTTGATACAGGTAAACCCCTCGGCTAGCTAACAAATTAGTCGCTTTTTTCACTGTATACCCCCCTAAAAAAATGAATCAGCAGCTACATG is part of the Metallumcola ferriviriculae genome and harbors:
- a CDS encoding phosphatidylglycerophosphatase A family protein, producing the protein MKKATNLLASRGVYLYQIGDIVFHLQQPYLSSLTKDQCLEAVEKVLEKREVQYAIFTGVALDVLAEQGALPQPLQDIVSRDEPLYGLDEVLAMGITNIYGTIGITSFGYLDKEKTGVIGQLNDNKKNKVNTFLDDLIAGIAAAASAKLAHGAKNNQREKGSKDIDSE
- the coaD gene encoding pantetheine-phosphate adenylyltransferase: MTIAVYPGTFDPVTNGHLDIIKRAGSLFDELIIAVAADNYKNTLFSLEERAELLTQVTESMDNTTVIPFNGLLMHFVKDNGASIIIRGLRAVSDFEYEFQMSLMNKKLAGDVETLFLMTASEYSFLSSSIIKQASSMGGCIRGLVPPVVEKALQEKYKLNICE